From the Fusarium keratoplasticum isolate Fu6.1 chromosome 14, whole genome shotgun sequence genome, the window GGCTTTATATCTTTGAGTGATCCCATCTAGGACTTTGAGCCTTAATGGTAGGACTTCGAACTTTAATCTTGATCCTGAAGTTAAGGGGAACTCGCAGTTTCTTCCAACGATGTCTGTAGAACGGGAATGAAAATGCGCTTTGCTGGTCCGCTGCGGCCCCGCTGCTTTACTTGCATCTGTTGGAAGGCAAAAAAAATGCAGGTAACCTACGCTGAGGTACATGGAGCAATGTACTGCGGGGCGGGGTGTCCATACCGCTAGCCCATTTCGACACTTTCGAGGTGGATTTTGGGGTTTTGCAACAGTCACCCCCCTATAGCCTGCCGTAACCAACCTAGTTTGCTAGGTTGGATCGCCTGGGGCCCTAGCcccacatgagccaacgggtaaccaccaacaaccattTGACTTTAGTTTCAATCCACTCAACATAAAATATTTGCGACTGGGAAACAACATAGTAGTAGCAGACTACAACAAATACCTCTCTTCCCTCTACCCCAACACAACATAGTCCACGACCCGCCTCTCAGGTGGCCTCGTCAACACCACCGTTTGTACAACACAAATGTCCTAATTCAGCACCGACGCACCTAAGTCCATCATTATCAAGCATACAAGACCTTATATTAAAGCCGCGGGCCCCAAATAGGCATTCACCACTAAGCATCAGGTAATACCCCTTCCCACATAGTTAATACTTAGCTTACTTATAATTGCCTAGGAAATTAAAGCTATCTTTCTTAACCTCTTCTCTCGAGACAGCGCGCTTTTCTCTTTAGGGAAAACACCCTACTGGAACTTACCCTAGTATCTATACCACCAGGAAGGCACAAGATCAGCCCTAGGTCTCACGCCCTCTAACGAAGAAACCTTGGTCCTCGTGCTAAGCGATCTCGGCAACcttattaattctttaacTTCCTCATTGCTTAATCCCATCGCCAATAGGAAGAAATCTCGCCCAATATAACAAAGCTAGCGTATAACCTCGGAACTATCTTCGCAGCGATCCATAGCCCTGAGACAGCCACTTAAGTCTAAGCCTCACATCCTTAAGTCGCCGCAAAGCTTATGCATTCCCTCACATCGCGTATCATCTATGCCGCCGCAATTAAGCCCCTACTCTCCCGTCTCAAGGAGATTCATAACGCGGAGAAGCTCTACGCACGCGCTGAGGCTGACTTTTGCGCCCCCACGTTAACTTACTCCTGGTCCTTGACTATAGGCGACTTCACCCAAAGCTCTATCCTTATGCAATCCCCTAACGAAGTAGATAACTAGACACCTACGTTCGTTAACTAGGAATTCGGCTAGCTTAATAGGCGAGGTGTAAACGGCGATATAGCGTAGTTTCTCGCTTACCTCCACTGCGAACTCCTCCTACTCTCCGTCCTTGCCCCTCTATCGCATCTTCTcaatatatatattaagtttcTATGTTGGGTATACCGCGCGCGTAAAGTTATGGTTCAGAAAATAAGCGGCGGATGAGATACTATGGCTATTAAGGGGCACTTTTATTAGGCATAGAAGGGAGATAGTGAATTAGGCGTGGGAAACATAAGGAAGATGAGAGGTTTGAGAAGATTTGGAGTGTCAGTTTATGGTACCTCTAGCGGGCGGGCGATAGTGCGGAGTTTATGGAGGGACGAAATTAGGAGGATATAAATATAGAAAATAGGAGGGTTTTGCTATTACTATTCGAGGAGAATTTATAATGCAAGTCTAGGATTAGAGGTGCCTTAAGCTAGTGGGCATGCCATCTTATCTTGCCCCTTATATATGAACATGTGTCACTCAACGACTCTCACAATTCTCGTGCCTAAATATCATCAGCATCCGAGTCAGGGTTCAGACTCATACATGATCTTGCCTGATATTTCCTCTCTATTAGTATGctctatagctataaatacGTAGCTATTTTATCACATAAGGACGCATTTTATCCCCTGGTGTCCTAAAAGCCTAATACCCTGGCTATTTTCATAACTTAAAAGCACGCCATCCGATAAATTCCTACGTTTAGTCAAAGCCTACCGGTAGTCATCATCCCAGTCCGAACATGCACCTTTCTTTGCCCCTCATCCATTATGCACCTAAAAGCTGGtaacagcaacagcaattGCCTGGCTGTCAGAGTGCGAGATGTACACGGTGATATCCTTCACATCGGacttcttggcagcagcagcagcatcgccATGGAGCTAGAGAGTTGTTAGTACATTGTTTACCCATCAAGGCTTGTTGGGGATCTTACCGAAACTGTGGGAGCACCAGTTTCACCCTTGATGATCTCAATATCCTTCAGAGCGGCGCTAGCTCCCTGGCTAGCAACACCCAGTGACTTGAACACGGCCTCCTTGGCACTCCACCGACCGGCGAAGGAGATTTGGGGGCTGGGAGCCTGTCGGCAATACGTAATCTCATTGGCGGTGAAGTTGCGCTCCACGAAAGTTtcgttgttgatgttgacggcCGAGATGTCCTCGACGTCGACACCAATATTGCTGTTCTTGCTGGTTACCTTCTGGGCAAGAGCCTCTATGACCTGCTGggtctccttggccttgacgctGGGGACGATTTTCTCAGACTGTTTCATGAAGTCGGTACTAAACTTGAGCTCGGTAGACTTCTTATCCTCCGAGACGCGGGCGTCAGGGTTTAGTAATACCTTGCTGAGCTGATCCTTAGCGTGTTGTTGAGTCGCGCAGGGATGCTGAGTGCACTTGACAAAAGGTAGTTCTTGTTGTCGTGATTGTAATTATTCTTAGTTAAGTTTTCATGATCTCAATGAGAGGCCCTTTGGGGCCTTATATCCTTGAGTGATTCCATCTAGGACTTTGAACCTTAATCGTAGGACTTCAAACTTTAATCTTGATCCTGAAGTTAAGGGGGAACTCTCAGTTCTTCCAACAGTTCTTCCAACAAGTCATCTACACAAGGCCAGGGAGGGCGAAGAGGCGGTAGAGGCAGGGTGCAGCCAAGGCCGCAGGGAAGAAGCCTGCCATAGAAGACAAGCCTAtcgccttgaactcgacccAGAACGTCGTTGTTGCCCTAGCAAATATGCTGCCAAAAGCGACATATCACGTCTTTGTggataacctcttctcgtcgtcagaTCTCTTCCGCAGCCCTCGCAAGCATGCAGGGTTGCCGTCAGATCAGTCAAATCAGATCAGGACCCAAATCTGATCTGAACTGATAATTTGCCCTCTATATCTGATTTGATTGATTGGTTGATAGATATCTGATATATCATAGGTCGCGTGAAGCTATCCCCAGCTTCGGCATCCTGCCCTAGGTTCTaactggccttgttgctcaaGCATAAGCCCCCTAGAGTAACACGCCCTCCCCTGATCCAGTTCTTCAGTAATTGGACCGACTCAATGCTCGATCCAAGCAGGGAATGCCGCTGTGAGGTGACTGTAAGCTTCGCAAGACTGAACGCTCTCTCACAGTCAGTTGCCATGGCCGGAATAGCAAGGACGTCCAATGCAAATCTGCTTAAACGCGGGAAAGCGTTCCTATGATCAATCCACCACTGAATAGGGTCATTCACCTGCTCCGGCTCAAGCCTGTAGTATCGTCCAAGCTCACTGCCTGTTGCTGAGAGCTTAGGCTGCCGGCTTTTTACCCACTGCTCAAACCTACTTTGCTCAGGTCGGGGCGTTAACGAGGGCGTGGCGAAAATACTCTCCTCagaggcatcatcgtcgtttGAGTACCAACGCTCAAAGTagcctttgatgccatcctttgCATCCCGAAGCCATTGTAGCTGCTCCGGGGAGGTCCAGTTAGTCTCGAGCCACCGGAGGCCAAGGTCCGGATTTAGAACAACAGAGGCCGCAAACAGAGGCGATCGCCCGAGGAGAATGTAGTACTCGTTAAGCTTAATCCAAGCATTATTGATGCTTGCCCTAATACTTGCacgctcttggccctccaTACTAGCAATATTGCTCACGGAACGAGCATCGCCCTGTAGGTAGTCCTCTCGAGAATGTGCAGggagggcatcttcattAAACTGTGGGCTGACAAGTGGATGGGCCGGAAGAGCTAtttcgcggcggcggcgtaaCGGCGTGATCTCATACCCCTGAAGTCGTGATGGTAGTCGTGGCTGGCGTGAGGGTCGCTCTCGGGTTTGTCCGACTGCTGATGGTCGCGCAGATGTTGATTTCACACCCGTAGCTGGTTCGGGCTCCTCTCCCTGGATCGTATGCCTTACTTCCGCAGCTAGATGAGCAGTTTCATCCTCGTAGAGAACCCTCCAGTCTTCGAGATGTTCCAGAATAAACTCCATCCCTGTCATGACCTCCCAGAGCCGGCCGTGACCCCCGCTTGTACCCCATCCCTGTGTTCTCATCGTCATATTATAGATCGGCTCCAAGATATGACTAACTTCCCTGAGGACCTTCCAGTCATCAGAGGTCAGGATGTCAGCTGTAggaacccttcttgaggcgtCTGCTTCCAGCCCTAGCTCTTGAATGAAGCTATTGAGCTCAGActgcttgatcaaggcgcGTTCGATCATCATATAGGTCGAATTCCATCTCGTAGCGTTGTTCTGTATGACTTCAAGCTCGGCCGTTGAttcttctgcaagcttgtatgttccgcctcctcctgctccctGGCATGTGCTTTGAATGCTTCGGTGCGTTGCGGAGAGGCTCGGATGAACCTGACGATATTATGAAGCTTCCCAACTGGACCCTTAGCTCGCCAGTGTTCgaggtcttcttcaacccgcTCCAGCATGCCATAAGCCTCAGATTGAAGTTCGAAAGAagctgcatcatcgccatagAGGAAAGCTTGGGCAACAAGGTTTAGAATATGCCCGAAACATCGCATCCTTCGTGCCTCCGTATTCGCTCGAGTCATCGAGGCATCGAGAGTTGTGTAGAGGCTTCGCAAGCAAACATCGTTGCTGGTCGCATTATCACAGATCGAGACCCCAAGCTTCGAATCGATCCCCCAATCACGGACGACATTCCTTATAGTGTAGGCGATATTCTCGCCGGCGTGAGACCCGATCTGCCTCCTGAAAGCCAGCAGCCGGCTTTGGTATAAGCAGGGTAGGGAATCAATCCATCCACGTCAATATCCGACTTTGTGGATGGAATTGACGGCTTACTCAGCAAAGTGCTCGTGGATTGATGTCCACGAAGCCATCTGTGGATTGATGTCCATAATATTGAACCCGTGGAAGACCCCTGTCACATTAACTCGGATTTCCTAATCAGGCAATTCAGGAACCCGTCGCTAAAACTTTTGTTGAAATGAGAAGATGCTAATTGCTTAATTCTATCTCAAAGTGCAGTAAGGGAACCACTATTTATGTATAGGCCCGATTTCTTATAGAAtgttcctccttcttccacaccTTGCTACCGACTTAGTCGCCTCACACTTATAATCTCCAACAACTTTCTATTGCCTTACTCCTGGCGCTCCTCCAAGCCAGCCCGTCCAACAGCCTCCTGTAACGCTGTATCGTCAAGCAGTATGCTATCGACATCTTTGATAATGCCTGCGCGTAACTAAGATCGCAGCGTTTGGATTAGTCTAATCGTCCCAGCGTCTAAGCGGTTTCGGAGGGGCGTGACCATCAACCCGGTGGCGGAGAATAGTCTCTCGCACTCCGAGCTCATGGCCGGCACTATCATGACATCAAGAGCCATTCGAGATAGCCTTGGATACTCAAACCTCTTAAGGACCCAATACTCAACTGGGTCTGCGACGTCCTTCTCGCTCCCAGACACACTGGCCTGCCAGCGGATATATTCATCCGCTTGAGCAGCGGAGGGTTGGCTTTGACGGTATCGATTACGATACCGATCAAAGGAGGACAAAGTCGTCTTTCGCCTCTTCACAACCGGACCTTCAGGAGAGGTGTCTGTGATCTGTAGGTCTCTGTATTCCGTATCCCAAAGACGTTGCACGGTTTCCTTCGCTTCATCGACCCAACCCGGATGCTATTGACCCCAAACCTCGTCGAAATAGTCCCATCGTAGGCTAGGGTgcaaggcggcggcggcgtagTATGCTAGCGAGTCCCTCAgagtattataatatttatcGAGCTTCTTCCAACTAAGGTTGACATTGACACAGAATTGCTCCGGTTCAGGATGCCTCTCAATACGCGATTTTGCGTCCTCGAGCCTCCCAAGTAGGAATTCAAACGCCTCCAGCACATTAGTCATGGAACCAAAAGCTTCCCTAACTCCAGACGATCGATATCGCGGCTGTCTATCTCCCTGAAGTACTTGCATAACGACGTGGAAATCAGAGAGTATCTCATCAAATGTCCTTAGCACCGCCTAATCGCTCTCGTTAATAAAGCTCGACTCCTCGAGGCAGGGAGGAAGCTTCTATCTACCCTTACCTTTCCGAGCGTCTCGGAATAGCCTCTTAGCTTTGGCGATGAATTCTTCGTAGATGGGCTGCAAGCGAAGCATTCGTTTTATTATGTAGTATTGGGATAACTATCTAGTATCGTTGTCAAGGATAACGTCAACTAGCCGTTGCTTTCCACTTTTAGGATCGTTAGAAGCTGCAAATGAGTCTCGTTGCAGTTGACGAAGCAACTGAGTCAGTAAGTCGGCCCGATAGACCCAAACGACGAAGTTATGCGCTTTCCCGATAGGACCCTTCTGCATCCACTGGTCATAGTTTGCTCTCGCTAAAggctcctccttgacaagaGATTTCTCAAACGCATCAATATCCTTTCCAAAGAGAAGGGATTTAACAACAAGGTTGAGGATATGTCCCATGCATCGAACTCGTCGTTGAACCGGGTCGAACTTTAGCTCTTCTGCAATCTCTGACATTGCCGTTTCATTATTTGCTGCATTATCGAGAGTGAAGTAACCGACCTTGTCCTCGATGCTAAACGACCTAATGAtctcgaggatctcggcgGCAATATTCTCGCCAGTATGTCGTTCTACCAGCTCCGGAATGCCGAGCATAACTTTTTGGAGCTAATTCTCGTGGTCTCTAAAGACAGCCGTCACGCCATATAACGCGTGACGATTCCTAGTCCTTGCGCCGTCAAAGGCAATGTGGATCTGACCCGGCGACCTCTTCAAGACCTGTTGGACCGTGCCATGATATCGCTCGAATTGTTGAACCGCCAGTCTGTGCACAGTCTTCGCCGTAATATGCGCGCTCGTAACCTTAACCGCCGGATTAAGGTATTCGAAAATCTATTGCAATCGAGGGTGTTCAACCTGCTTAAACGATTGCTGGCTTTCGACTATCCAGTTGACAATGAGCTTCTGGAACTCTCCTCGATCGAAGCGTTTGATCAAGCTATTGGCCAGCGCTTGCTCCTTTGGATCGGAACGTTTGAGGCTCATGAAGTCCGAAATAGAAGCAAGAACCCTCTTGCCTCCTTTCTTCTCTGACGGTGTTGATCGTCGTCCTGATGGATCCCAGTAGCCGTGAGCTTTCTAGAGGTGGAGTTCAGCGTTTTGGGTGCCTTTGGATTCGTATGACTATGGCGTGGGGGTCTTTTGGCGCACACATGGCATACAGATCCATCGTCGGGATGTTTTGGATTAAATCTCGACCCCGTAGTTCCATACCCATGATAGGGTATCTTTGCTGCGCTCGGCCAGCGTGAATCCCTTCCAGACGCGGAAGATTCTCCGCTCCTCATCACTTGTTGGTGCCCAAGTAGAAGGCTAGCGGACTTCGGGGCCTGGATCCAGAGAACGCCGAGGGACTTTGGCATGCCCCTCGTTGTTGGTCGGTAGTTCAGGGTCAAGAGGTAAGTCCGCCATCTCGAAATTAAAGGTTCACCGACCGTAGGAATCGAGTAAGGGAGGAGACATTTGGGTTCAGGCGTTATAACGCGTCGCGACGTGTCACAACGCGTCGGATATTTTGCCTGATTAGATCTATTAGTATTTGCGCAGACATACATAGCAAATATTAACGAAATATATCAGGGTACCCATACCCCTGACTAGCGTCCACGTCAATCCACATCTCAATCCATGAGCCCTCAACCGTGGATGGATTGATTACGTAGCAACAGGTCTCGTGGATTGACGTTGACGTGGATTGAAGTCAACATATTGATCAATACCGTGGAAGTCGTGGATTGATTCCCCACCCTGGGTATAAGTTGCTCTGATCAATATAGTGACCAAAGATCGAAATGAAAGCTAATCTATTTGGAGAGGTCCAGAGATCGAAGCTGATATGTACCTAGGTAATagccttgtcgagttcctccttgacggccgctTTCTTTAAAGAGAGTATATCCTCTAGGTCTTTGTCAG encodes:
- a CDS encoding Fatty acid synthase subunit alpha — protein: MKQSEKIVPSVKAKETQQVIEALAQKVTSKNSNIGVDVEDISAVNINNETFVERNFTANEITYCRQAPSPQISFAGRWSAKEAVFKSLGVASQGASAALKDIEIIKGETGAPTVSLHGDAAAAAKKSDVKDITVYISHSDSQAIAVAVTSF